In Candidatus Defluviibacterium haderslevense, the following are encoded in one genomic region:
- a CDS encoding ATP-dependent DNA helicase RecQ gives MFTKENINEALKYYFGFESFKGNQEDIILSLLNGKDTFVIMPTGGGKSMCYQLPALMLPGTAIIISPLIALMKNQVDAIRGYGQNDEIAHFMNSSLNRSEIKQVKEDIVRSKTKLLYVAPETLQKDETIEFLNSVDLSFVAVDEAHCISEWGHDFRPDYRRIRDMINSIDKKIPIIALTATATPKVQIDIVKSLEMVDPDIYMESFNRPNLYYEIRPKINKEQTFKQIIQILKAHPKQSGIIYVQARKTTEELAQILTVNGISAAPYHAGMDPKSRTQVQDDFLMEQIDVICATIAFGMGIDKPDVRTVIHYDIPKSLENYYQETGRSGRDGLIGDCYAFFANADLLKLEKFLRDKPASERDMGAQLLEEVEAYVDSSVCRRKFVLHYFGEEYDPGMCRGMCDNCRNPKPKIEVKDEMVLGLKAIVALNQNFTIKPIVEFLCGVKTKDVLDYELDQHELFGQGEEKGNLFWYSLLRQAILLGFVTKDIETYGILKMNAKGLDFIKKPVPVEITINHDYSNTSSTDDDAAPTQGVALDPQLFNTLKEIRLDVARKNKVKPWVVFFDPSLEEMATQYPICIDDLCKISGVSRGKAERYGQPFVEYIKKYVEENEIDRPDDFQIKQVADKSKYKVEIIKCIDKKMPLEDIARNVQMNMEDLMEELNIIVSSGTRININYYIKDSIDESIQEEIFDFFNSADSDSCEDAYQNLKEEDITFEEIRLVRLKYLSEMVN, from the coding sequence ATGTTTACTAAAGAAAATATTAACGAGGCTCTTAAATATTATTTTGGATTTGAGTCCTTTAAAGGAAATCAAGAAGATATTATTTTATCATTATTGAATGGGAAAGATACATTTGTAATAATGCCAACTGGCGGAGGTAAATCAATGTGTTATCAATTACCTGCCTTAATGCTTCCCGGAACTGCGATTATTATTTCGCCACTCATTGCTTTAATGAAAAATCAGGTGGACGCGATTCGTGGGTATGGCCAAAATGATGAGATTGCACATTTCATGAATTCATCATTGAATCGATCCGAAATAAAACAAGTAAAAGAGGATATCGTAAGGTCAAAGACCAAATTATTATATGTTGCACCTGAGACCTTGCAAAAAGACGAAACTATTGAATTTTTGAATTCCGTAGATTTATCCTTTGTAGCTGTTGATGAGGCACATTGTATTTCTGAATGGGGTCATGACTTCAGACCTGATTATCGTCGTATTAGGGACATGATCAATTCAATAGATAAAAAGATACCTATAATAGCTTTAACTGCAACGGCAACACCAAAAGTCCAAATAGATATTGTTAAGAGTTTGGAAATGGTGGATCCAGATATTTATATGGAATCTTTTAATAGACCCAATTTATATTATGAGATTCGTCCTAAAATAAATAAAGAACAAACATTTAAACAAATCATACAAATTTTAAAAGCGCATCCCAAGCAATCCGGAATTATCTATGTACAAGCCAGAAAAACAACAGAAGAACTGGCACAAATTTTAACTGTTAATGGTATCAGTGCTGCCCCTTATCACGCTGGGATGGACCCTAAGTCAAGAACTCAGGTTCAGGATGACTTTCTGATGGAACAAATCGATGTTATCTGCGCAACCATAGCTTTTGGAATGGGAATTGACAAGCCAGATGTTCGAACTGTTATCCATTATGATATACCAAAATCACTTGAAAACTATTATCAGGAAACCGGAAGATCTGGTCGGGATGGTTTGATCGGTGATTGTTATGCTTTTTTTGCAAATGCAGATTTACTCAAATTAGAAAAATTCTTACGAGACAAACCAGCATCAGAAAGAGATATGGGAGCCCAATTATTAGAAGAAGTGGAAGCTTACGTCGATAGTTCTGTGTGTCGTAGAAAATTTGTACTTCACTATTTTGGAGAAGAATATGACCCTGGTATGTGTCGGGGTATGTGTGATAATTGCCGTAACCCTAAACCTAAAATTGAGGTTAAAGATGAAATGGTTTTAGGATTAAAAGCAATCGTTGCTTTAAATCAAAACTTTACTATCAAACCGATCGTGGAATTCCTGTGTGGAGTAAAAACTAAGGATGTTTTAGATTATGAACTTGATCAACATGAATTATTTGGTCAAGGCGAAGAAAAAGGAAATTTATTTTGGTATTCACTACTACGTCAAGCCATATTACTAGGTTTTGTAACAAAAGATATAGAGACTTATGGTATCCTAAAAATGAATGCCAAAGGTTTAGATTTTATTAAAAAACCTGTACCAGTAGAAATTACCATTAATCACGATTATAGTAATACAAGCTCTACAGATGATGATGCGGCTCCAACACAAGGAGTAGCTCTTGATCCACAACTCTTTAATACCCTTAAAGAAATTCGCCTGGATGTAGCCAGAAAAAACAAGGTTAAACCTTGGGTCGTATTCTTTGATCCTTCACTTGAAGAAATGGCTACCCAATATCCTATCTGCATTGACGATTTATGTAAAATATCCGGAGTCAGCCGAGGCAAAGCTGAGCGTTATGGTCAACCCTTTGTAGAATACATTAAAAAATATGTAGAAGAAAACGAAATTGATCGACCCGATGATTTTCAAATTAAACAGGTTGCTGACAAATCTAAGTACAAGGTGGAAATCATTAAATGCATAGACAAAAAAATGCCGCTTGAAGATATCGCACGAAATGTTCAAATGAACATGGAAGATTTAATGGAAGAGCTTAACATTATTGTTAGTTCAGGTACTCGGATTAATATTAATTATTACATCAAAGATTCTATTGATGAATCCATACAAGAGGAAATTTTTGATTTCTTCAATTCGGCAGATAGCGATTCTTGTGAAGATGCCTATCAAAATTTAAAAGAAGAGGACATAACCTTTGAAGAAATTCGGTTGGTGCGTTTGAAATATTTATCAGAAATGGTCAATTAA
- a CDS encoding aminotransferase class V-fold PLP-dependent enzyme has protein sequence MKQQILDLEKIAIQLAPNPNQRAEWTGKVTQFAFEFIDQLPESKAFHVDINVGDKLNNPIQSTESITEILDHLSSDVLSLGLNPASGGHLGYIPGGGIYGGALGDYLAAVTNQYAGIFYGGPGAVKMENELIRWMCHLMGYPAGSLGNLTSGGSIANLIAIVTAREARQITCIQIPKQCIYLTSQVHHCVHKAIRISGMSEVLIRLIPMDESYKMSCQALEEQIKLDMNAGFTPFLVVASAGTTDTGAVDPLNEIAVLAEQYNIWYHVDAAYGGFFIMSELKAHDNKSMKDLFKGIERSDSIAIDPHKGLFLSYGLGAVLIKDVASQYKAHYYKAAYMQDTLTSQEELSPADLSPELTKHFRGLRLWVPLKLHGIEPFKACLDEKLLLCRYFYQKVQELGFLVGPYPDLSVCIYRYIQPNEDPSKTNQKIVEYVLKDGRLFVSSTTIDGVFWIRIAILSFRTHLREIDMYLQILKDALFKVVA, from the coding sequence ATGAAACAACAAATTTTAGATTTAGAAAAAATTGCAATTCAATTAGCTCCCAATCCAAATCAAAGAGCTGAATGGACTGGAAAAGTTACCCAATTTGCCTTTGAATTTATAGATCAATTACCTGAATCAAAAGCTTTTCATGTTGATATCAATGTAGGAGATAAATTAAATAATCCAATCCAATCTACAGAGAGCATTACAGAAATATTAGATCATCTTTCCTCAGATGTATTATCACTAGGATTGAATCCAGCATCAGGAGGTCATTTGGGTTATATTCCAGGAGGTGGAATTTATGGAGGTGCTTTGGGCGATTATCTGGCTGCTGTTACCAATCAATATGCTGGAATATTTTATGGTGGTCCGGGGGCAGTTAAAATGGAGAATGAATTGATACGCTGGATGTGCCATCTCATGGGTTATCCTGCAGGCAGTTTAGGAAATTTAACAAGTGGAGGTTCTATTGCTAATTTAATAGCCATAGTTACTGCAAGAGAAGCAAGGCAAATTACTTGTATTCAGATTCCTAAACAATGTATCTACCTGACTTCACAGGTCCACCATTGTGTCCATAAAGCGATCCGCATATCAGGCATGTCTGAGGTCTTAATTCGGTTAATTCCAATGGATGAGTCTTATAAAATGTCCTGTCAAGCATTGGAAGAACAAATAAAATTGGATATGAACGCTGGATTCACTCCTTTTTTGGTAGTTGCAAGCGCCGGTACAACAGATACAGGGGCTGTAGATCCTTTAAATGAAATTGCGGTCCTGGCAGAGCAATATAATATTTGGTATCATGTGGATGCTGCATACGGTGGATTTTTTATTATGTCAGAATTAAAAGCACATGATAATAAGTCAATGAAGGATCTATTTAAAGGCATCGAGCGATCTGATTCCATCGCGATCGATCCACATAAAGGCTTATTTTTATCCTATGGTTTGGGTGCTGTTCTGATTAAGGATGTAGCTTCGCAATATAAAGCGCATTATTATAAAGCTGCTTATATGCAGGACACTTTAACTTCTCAGGAGGAATTGAGTCCGGCCGATTTATCTCCGGAATTGACAAAGCATTTTAGAGGTTTGCGTCTTTGGGTTCCGCTGAAATTACACGGAATTGAACCTTTTAAAGCGTGTTTGGATGAGAAGCTATTATTATGTAGATATTTTTATCAGAAAGTCCAGGAATTGGGATTTTTGGTTGGCCCTTATCCGGATTTATCGGTTTGTATTTACAGATACATTCAGCCCAATGAAGATCCAAGTAAAACAAATCAAAAGATCGTTGAATATGTCTTAAAAGATGGAAGATTGTTTGTTTCATCGACTACCATTGATGGTGTGTTTTGGATCCGAATTGCAATTCTAAGTTTTAGAACACACCTTCGTGAAATTGATATGTATCTTCAAATATTGAAAGATGCATTGTTTAAAGTAGTCGCTTGA
- a CDS encoding phenylalanine--tRNA ligase subunit beta has translation MRISFDWLKDFIDLKDTPEQVADILTSLGLEVEGLEIIEDIPGGLSGVLVGEVLECWPHPNADRLKLTKVNVGNEDLLQIVCGAPNIAQGQKVLVALVGTTLHPLGKDPLTIKLGKIRGEESQGMICAEDELGIGESHDGVKVLDKNARIGQKASEYLGLNSDTILEIGLTPNRADATNHLGVAKDILAWYRIHREGQWVLKVPKIAEHSLVNHLKEMNVVVSNSDHCPRYSGVCLTNIQVGPSPDWLQKRLLAMDQKPVNNVVDITNYVMYEMGQPLHAFDYDKIPGHTIHVMTQDESTEFITLDGISRKLRSTDLMICDGNKIPMCIAGVLGGLGSGISEQTSTIFIESAHFNASKVRTSSMFHLIRTQAAKCFEKGTDPNITLTALERAVYLLQSVCNAEIASDWIDVYPQKMVNPEIQVSLEEVRTLTGINLDGEQLKQILFAMDMSVTDHRNGQYVVEVPTNKPDVRRSADLIEEIARVYGYDQIPVPDQIKMSFPIPLLSGHPLRKYCSDWLVARGLNEIMNISLTSSEMCIKSSIWDKNQLIYINNTSNVSLDVMSPSLALGGLSTILLNQNRQQNDLAFFEFGKSYLREESEIIELQKMGIWLTGFETAIHWSNPKPLSNSIFNIKSLVEGLLSSIGIHNVELNTGGAEEVWAYHLVWSKNQKNLVKAGLLNQNLLQTFQIKKPVFYAEFSIDVLQITQSQQKVTYKDVSKYPSVSRDLALILDKNISFDQLKKEAFSLNINLLKHIDLFDIYENENQLGADKKSYALSFIFESLDHLMTSEEIEKVMERLIKAFESKVGAIIRR, from the coding sequence ATGCGGATATCGTTCGATTGGTTGAAAGATTTTATTGATTTAAAAGATACGCCTGAACAAGTGGCAGATATTTTAACTTCACTCGGACTTGAAGTGGAAGGTTTGGAGATTATCGAAGATATTCCGGGTGGTTTGTCTGGAGTTCTTGTGGGTGAAGTTTTAGAGTGTTGGCCCCATCCTAATGCTGATCGATTAAAATTAACTAAAGTAAATGTTGGTAATGAAGACCTTTTACAGATAGTCTGCGGTGCTCCAAATATTGCTCAAGGGCAGAAAGTTTTGGTTGCTCTTGTAGGTACTACTCTACATCCTCTTGGGAAAGATCCTTTAACCATTAAACTTGGAAAAATCAGAGGTGAGGAGTCTCAAGGTATGATTTGTGCTGAAGATGAATTAGGAATTGGCGAAAGCCATGATGGGGTTAAAGTTTTAGATAAAAATGCAAGGATAGGCCAAAAAGCTTCCGAATATCTAGGTTTAAATTCTGACACCATTCTTGAAATAGGACTTACGCCAAATAGAGCAGATGCAACCAACCATCTTGGTGTAGCAAAAGATATTCTTGCCTGGTACCGAATCCATCGTGAAGGTCAGTGGGTTTTAAAAGTTCCTAAAATAGCTGAACATTCTTTAGTTAATCATTTAAAAGAAATGAATGTTGTGGTTTCTAATTCTGACCATTGTCCCAGATATAGTGGTGTTTGTCTAACCAATATTCAAGTTGGACCTTCTCCGGATTGGCTACAGAAAAGGTTGTTGGCTATGGATCAAAAACCCGTTAATAATGTAGTGGACATAACCAATTATGTCATGTATGAGATGGGACAACCACTACATGCTTTTGATTATGATAAAATACCCGGACACACCATCCATGTAATGACTCAAGATGAATCTACAGAATTTATTACATTGGATGGCATTTCAAGGAAGTTGCGTTCTACTGATCTAATGATTTGTGATGGAAACAAAATACCTATGTGTATTGCCGGTGTTTTAGGAGGTTTAGGAAGCGGTATAAGTGAACAAACTTCAACGATTTTTATAGAATCAGCTCATTTTAACGCTTCAAAAGTTAGAACATCGAGTATGTTTCACTTGATCCGTACCCAGGCAGCAAAATGTTTTGAAAAAGGTACAGATCCAAATATTACCCTGACAGCCTTAGAAAGAGCTGTTTATTTACTTCAATCTGTTTGTAATGCAGAGATTGCTTCTGATTGGATAGATGTCTATCCTCAAAAAATGGTCAATCCAGAAATTCAAGTTAGTCTAGAAGAAGTAAGAACATTAACAGGAATTAATCTTGATGGAGAGCAATTAAAACAAATTTTATTTGCTATGGATATGTCCGTTACAGATCATAGAAATGGGCAGTATGTTGTTGAGGTTCCAACAAATAAACCCGATGTTCGCAGATCGGCTGATCTAATAGAGGAAATTGCCAGAGTTTATGGTTATGATCAGATTCCTGTCCCAGATCAAATTAAGATGTCATTTCCAATACCACTATTATCTGGACATCCCTTAAGAAAATATTGTTCAGATTGGTTGGTTGCCCGAGGTTTAAATGAGATTATGAACATCTCATTAACGTCATCAGAAATGTGTATAAAATCATCTATCTGGGATAAAAATCAACTCATATATATTAATAATACTTCTAATGTATCTTTAGATGTAATGTCTCCTTCACTGGCGTTAGGGGGACTATCGACTATACTTCTAAATCAAAATCGTCAACAAAACGACCTTGCATTTTTCGAGTTTGGTAAATCCTATTTAAGAGAAGAAAGCGAAATCATTGAACTTCAAAAAATGGGTATTTGGTTGACTGGCTTTGAAACTGCAATCCATTGGAGTAATCCGAAACCATTAAGCAATTCCATTTTTAATATCAAGTCATTGGTTGAAGGATTGTTGAGTTCAATAGGTATTCATAATGTAGAATTAAATACCGGTGGGGCTGAAGAGGTTTGGGCATATCATCTTGTTTGGTCCAAAAATCAAAAGAATCTAGTCAAGGCGGGATTATTGAATCAAAACTTACTTCAAACATTTCAAATCAAGAAACCAGTATTCTATGCGGAATTTTCTATCGATGTGTTACAAATAACTCAGAGTCAACAAAAAGTAACGTATAAGGATGTGAGTAAATATCCTTCTGTATCAAGGGATTTGGCATTAATACTTGACAAAAACATTTCGTTTGATCAATTAAAGAAGGAGGCTTTTAGTCTAAATATCAATCTCTTAAAACATATTGATTTATTTGATATTTATGAGAATGAAAATCAACTCGGAGCAGATAAAAAATCCTATGCCTTAAGCTTTATATTTGAATCTTTGGATCATTTGATGACGAGTGAGGAAATTGAGAAGGTTATGGAACGTTTAATTAAAGCATTTGAATCTAAAGTAGGGGCAATTATTCGACGTTAA
- the rny gene encoding ribonuclease Y yields MESIIGAIVGLLGGSGVGYFIVRTLIKKSNQHKVDEINKISDLELEKARLSADRIMSEAENKAEKIVSRAEAKNESIKQQKIQETKDNFNRLKSEFETQKSTQMVDLKEKEMKLQAIEKDIKQLKQEVENREADIKTVRENLELQLKIIAKKKEELDGANEKRIKELQQIAKLTESEAKELLLQAVRAKAANEAMAIEREVLENAKVNANKEAKKIVIQTIQRMCAEYTIENSVSVFNLDSDDIKGQIIGREGRNIRALEAATGAEIVVDDTPEAIVISSFDPIRREIARLSLKRLVADGRIHPARIEEVVAKVKKQLDEQIVEIGERVIIDLDVHGLDPYLVRMIGRMRFRSSYGQNLLEHSMETANLCAVMAAELGLNPKQIKMAKRAGLLHDIGKVAEEESELSHALFGMKLCEKYNEHEVIINAVGAHHDEVEMNNIISPIVQACDAISGARPGARREILESYLKRITELEELAMAYEGVQKAYALQAGRELRVIVESEKVTDQYADDLAFMISQKIQDEMQYPGQVKVTVIREKRATAFAR; encoded by the coding sequence ATGGAATCTATTATAGGAGCAATTGTAGGATTATTAGGTGGTTCGGGTGTAGGTTATTTTATTGTCCGGACATTAATCAAGAAATCTAATCAGCATAAAGTTGACGAAATCAACAAGATATCTGATCTTGAACTTGAAAAAGCCAGACTTTCAGCAGATCGGATTATGTCTGAAGCTGAAAACAAAGCTGAAAAAATAGTATCTCGCGCTGAAGCAAAAAATGAAAGCATCAAGCAGCAAAAAATTCAAGAAACTAAGGATAATTTTAATCGTTTGAAATCTGAGTTTGAAACTCAAAAATCAACTCAGATGGTCGACCTGAAGGAAAAGGAAATGAAACTTCAGGCCATTGAAAAAGATATTAAACAACTAAAGCAAGAAGTTGAAAACAGAGAAGCGGATATAAAGACTGTCCGTGAAAATTTAGAATTGCAGCTTAAAATTATTGCAAAGAAAAAAGAAGAGCTTGATGGCGCTAATGAGAAGCGAATTAAAGAACTTCAACAAATAGCTAAATTAACTGAGTCAGAGGCTAAAGAATTATTACTCCAAGCAGTTCGTGCTAAAGCTGCTAATGAAGCGATGGCCATTGAAAGAGAAGTTTTGGAAAATGCTAAAGTTAATGCCAACAAAGAAGCCAAAAAAATAGTGATTCAAACCATTCAGAGAATGTGTGCTGAATATACCATCGAAAATTCTGTTTCTGTATTCAATTTGGATAGTGATGATATCAAGGGTCAAATTATCGGACGGGAAGGAAGAAATATTCGTGCTCTGGAAGCAGCAACAGGTGCTGAAATCGTGGTAGATGATACCCCTGAAGCAATCGTAATTTCAAGTTTCGACCCTATTCGCAGAGAGATTGCCCGATTATCATTAAAACGTTTAGTTGCTGATGGACGTATACACCCAGCTCGTATTGAAGAAGTTGTTGCGAAAGTTAAAAAACAACTCGATGAACAAATAGTAGAAATCGGAGAACGAGTTATCATTGATTTAGATGTACATGGACTTGATCCATACTTGGTGAGAATGATTGGTAGAATGCGTTTCAGATCTTCTTATGGTCAGAATTTATTAGAACATTCTATGGAGACGGCTAATCTTTGTGCTGTAATGGCTGCAGAGTTAGGCTTGAATCCTAAGCAAATAAAAATGGCCAAACGAGCCGGACTTCTGCATGATATTGGAAAGGTTGCTGAAGAAGAATCAGAATTATCTCACGCATTGTTTGGTATGAAACTTTGTGAAAAATACAATGAACACGAGGTCATTATAAATGCAGTGGGAGCACATCACGATGAAGTAGAAATGAATAATATTATTTCTCCAATCGTGCAAGCTTGTGATGCAATATCAGGAGCTCGACCAGGAGCTCGTCGTGAGATTTTGGAATCTTATTTAAAACGTATCACTGAATTAGAAGAATTGGCTATGGCCTATGAAGGCGTTCAGAAAGCTTATGCGCTGCAGGCTGGTCGTGAATTACGTGTTATCGTTGAAAGTGAAAAAGTAACCGATCAATATGCTGATGATTTAGCATTCATGATTTCCCAAAAAATACAAGATGAAATGCAATATCCAGGTCAGGTTAAGGTCACAGTAATTCGTGAAAAGAGAGCCACAGCATTCGCTAGGTAG